One window from the genome of Nitrosospira multiformis encodes:
- the sucD gene encoding succinate--CoA ligase subunit alpha, protein MAILVNESTRIIVQGFTGKIGTFHARDMIRYGSNVVGGVTPGKGGQRHLDLPVFNTVKEAVQQVGAEASIVFVPPAFAADSIMEAADAGIKYCVAITDGIPTQDMMTVKNFLRRFPVQERMVLTGPNCAGTISPGRAMLGIMPGHIYIQGNVGIVGRSGTLGYEAADQMKILGIGISTSVGIGGDPIIGSSHRDILEKFEEDAETKVVIMIGEIGGPQEVEAGIFAKENMGKPLIAYIAGLTAPEGRRMGHAGAIISSAGESAAEKVAVLKELGITICPTPAAMGDTVAAVLARM, encoded by the coding sequence ATGGCAATCCTGGTTAATGAAAGTACACGTATCATCGTTCAAGGTTTCACCGGTAAAATCGGTACCTTCCACGCGCGGGATATGATTCGTTATGGGTCTAATGTCGTGGGGGGAGTTACCCCGGGCAAGGGTGGTCAGCGGCACCTCGATCTGCCTGTATTTAATACGGTGAAAGAGGCTGTACAACAGGTTGGGGCCGAAGCCAGCATCGTGTTTGTTCCGCCGGCATTCGCGGCGGATTCAATTATGGAAGCTGCTGACGCTGGCATTAAATACTGTGTGGCGATTACCGATGGTATTCCCACTCAGGATATGATGACCGTCAAGAACTTCTTGCGTCGTTTTCCTGTCCAGGAAAGAATGGTTCTGACAGGTCCGAACTGTGCCGGAACAATTAGTCCGGGACGCGCGATGCTGGGAATCATGCCTGGGCATATCTATATTCAGGGGAATGTTGGCATTGTCGGCCGTTCCGGCACACTGGGCTATGAAGCGGCTGATCAGATGAAAATACTGGGAATCGGCATATCGACGTCGGTGGGTATTGGCGGCGATCCAATTATTGGTAGCTCACATCGTGATATTCTTGAAAAATTTGAAGAGGATGCTGAAACCAAAGTAGTAATCATGATCGGTGAAATTGGCGGACCGCAAGAGGTTGAGGCCGGTATTTTCGCTAAGGAAAATATGGGCAAGCCGTTAATTGCCTACATTGCAGGTTTAACCGCCCCAGAAGGCCGTCGCATGGGGCATGCCGGCGCGATCATTTCGTCGGCCGGAGAAAGCGCCGCGGAGAAAGTAGCCGTATTGAAGGAACTGGGCATCACTATTTGCCCGACTCCTGCCGCGATGGGTGACACTGTAGCAGCGGTATTGGCCAGGATGTAA
- a CDS encoding multiheme c-type cytochrome translates to MVVKLGLRLITLTCGALLAASSWANFPSVPKEMYKALNLEQTATPKELHEAVTKRYKDPAQGAGRGTLAQYWEPVPYSMYMDPASFYKPPTSMKEVAERQECVKCHTDESPVWVNAWKKSTHANLDKVRNLKPDSPIYYKKAKLEDVEKNLRSMGRLGATEKLKEVGCIDCHVDINTKKKADHMTELRMPTADVCGTCHLQEFAERESERDTMIWPNKQWPSGRPSHALDWKANVEVAVFAAMPQREIAEGCSMCHTNQNKCDSCHTRHEFSAAESRKPEACATCHSGVDHNNWEAYSMSKHGKIVTMMGDKWNWEVSLKDAYSKGGQTAPTCAGCHFEYEGKYSHNVTRKIRWANYPAVPGIAENINSEWSEARLDSWVKTCTSCHSERFARSYLEFMDKGTLHGLAKFKEAHNVAEQLYKDGLLTGQKTNRPAPMAPDKEMFAGFTQLYWSKDNNPAAIELKALEMGENDLPKLHVGLAHVNPGGWTYTEGWGPMNRAYVEIMDENTKIREMAALQARVAKMESKRTSLLDLDSKDDKLSLGGLGGGMLLAGTLALAGWRRREKSGH, encoded by the coding sequence ATGGTTGTCAAGCTTGGGCTGAGGCTCATAACGCTGACATGCGGGGCGCTGCTGGCGGCGTCTTCATGGGCGAACTTTCCCAGCGTCCCGAAGGAGATGTACAAAGCGCTGAACCTGGAACAAACGGCCACGCCCAAGGAACTGCATGAAGCGGTGACCAAGCGCTACAAGGACCCGGCACAAGGGGCGGGACGTGGGACGTTGGCGCAGTACTGGGAACCGGTACCGTACAGCATGTACATGGACCCGGCCTCATTCTACAAGCCACCGACCTCGATGAAGGAAGTGGCGGAGCGCCAGGAATGCGTCAAGTGTCACACGGACGAATCGCCGGTGTGGGTGAATGCGTGGAAGAAGAGCACGCATGCCAACCTGGACAAAGTGCGCAACCTCAAGCCGGACAGCCCGATCTACTACAAGAAAGCCAAGCTGGAAGACGTGGAGAAGAACCTGCGCTCCATGGGACGGCTGGGCGCGACCGAGAAGCTGAAGGAAGTGGGCTGTATTGACTGTCACGTCGACATCAACACCAAGAAAAAAGCCGACCACATGACTGAGCTGCGCATGCCCACGGCTGACGTCTGCGGCACCTGCCACCTGCAGGAATTTGCCGAACGCGAATCCGAGCGCGACACCATGATCTGGCCGAACAAGCAATGGCCGTCGGGACGGCCCTCGCACGCGCTGGACTGGAAAGCCAACGTAGAAGTTGCGGTATTTGCCGCCATGCCGCAGCGCGAGATCGCTGAAGGCTGCAGCATGTGCCACACCAACCAGAACAAATGCGACTCCTGCCACACCCGTCACGAATTCTCCGCGGCCGAATCGCGCAAGCCCGAAGCGTGCGCCACCTGCCACAGCGGGGTTGACCACAACAACTGGGAAGCTTACTCCATGAGTAAGCACGGCAAGATCGTCACCATGATGGGCGACAAATGGAACTGGGAAGTCTCACTCAAGGACGCCTACTCCAAGGGCGGCCAGACCGCCCCGACCTGCGCGGGCTGCCACTTCGAATATGAAGGCAAATACAGCCACAACGTCACCCGCAAGATACGCTGGGCCAACTACCCTGCCGTACCTGGCATCGCCGAGAACATCAACAGCGAATGGTCGGAAGCGCGCCTGGACTCCTGGGTCAAGACCTGCACCTCCTGCCACTCCGAGCGTTTTGCCCGCTCCTACCTGGAATTCATGGACAAAGGCACCCTGCACGGCCTGGCCAAATTCAAGGAAGCGCACAACGTCGCCGAGCAACTCTACAAGGATGGCCTGCTCACCGGGCAGAAGACCAACCGTCCGGCGCCGATGGCACCGGATAAGGAAATGTTCGCCGGCTTCACCCAGCTCTACTGGTCCAAGGACAACAACCCCGCGGCGATCGAACTGAAAGCGCTGGAAATGGGAGAAAACGACCTGCCCAAACTGCACGTCGGCCTGGCCCACGTCAACCCGGGCGGCTGGACCTACACCGAAGGCTGGGGACCGATGAACCGCGCCTACGTCGAAATCATGGACGAAAACACCAAGATACGCGAAATGGCGGCACTGCAGGCACGGGTAGCCAAAATGGAATCGAAACGCACCAGCCTGCTGGATCTTGACAGCAAGGACGACAAGCTCTCGCTGGGCGGTCTGGGCGGCGGCATGCTGCTGGCCGGCACCCTCGCGCTGGCTGGCTGGCGCCGGCGCGAGAAAAGCGGGCATTGA
- the haoB gene encoding hydroxylamine oxidation protein HaoB, with product MTASSATTPSPAARGGLGTKLLPSLGILLVTGGLLLLIWFAWLWFNPAPAPYRYTLVKEGASTQFGPLGLDAWPDLTVAQYEIHADGVNDPIALATTARRGATPPILISWENRSSELLISLDSKLNELTALAAAIDKYAAKDARILAWWDTSRQIKLLAGRDTLFTRHLGEPLILPLPWQAYSDAVRHYEDQFWGAPASADEQRNFQHFVDALIAEPVKGAALLRQLAGLQDSAGKTPDQAPSEAYIVIHVTDLYKLGLMRPEQFDITYKHFPMEGNMHGMIGYLKKWMQENNFATYTLQSLSDSMVRGYFLRDEKSSHSLLAQMLPFTNSMPLDLTVLQLIYQQGGYWVYKIPSAADAAAAPSTPAPADAAGAHTAPHSDTAPAPAAPAPAAPAPAS from the coding sequence TTGACCGCCTCCTCCGCCACAACCCCCTCCCCCGCAGCACGGGGAGGGCTGGGAACTAAACTCCTCCCGTCACTGGGCATCCTCCTGGTGACGGGAGGTTTACTTTTACTCATCTGGTTTGCCTGGCTCTGGTTCAACCCGGCGCCCGCACCCTACCGCTACACCCTGGTCAAGGAAGGAGCTAGCACCCAATTTGGCCCGCTGGGCCTCGATGCCTGGCCGGACCTCACCGTCGCCCAATATGAAATCCACGCCGACGGCGTGAACGATCCCATCGCCCTGGCCACCACCGCCCGGCGCGGTGCGACCCCGCCCATCCTCATCAGCTGGGAGAACCGCAGCAGCGAACTGCTCATCTCCCTCGACAGCAAACTCAATGAACTGACCGCGCTGGCTGCCGCCATCGACAAGTATGCGGCCAAGGACGCGCGCATCCTGGCGTGGTGGGACACCTCGCGCCAGATCAAACTGCTGGCCGGGCGCGACACCCTGTTTACCCGGCACCTGGGCGAACCCCTCATCCTCCCCTTGCCCTGGCAGGCCTACAGCGACGCCGTCCGTCACTACGAAGACCAATTCTGGGGCGCCCCGGCCTCGGCTGACGAACAGCGTAACTTCCAGCACTTCGTCGACGCCCTCATCGCCGAGCCCGTCAAGGGCGCCGCCCTCCTGCGCCAACTGGCCGGCCTGCAGGACAGCGCGGGCAAGACCCCGGACCAGGCCCCCTCGGAAGCCTACATCGTCATCCACGTCACCGACCTCTATAAACTGGGACTGATGCGCCCCGAGCAATTCGACATCACCTACAAGCACTTCCCCATGGAAGGCAACATGCACGGCATGATCGGCTACCTCAAGAAATGGATGCAGGAAAACAACTTCGCCACCTACACCCTGCAATCCCTCTCCGACAGCATGGTGCGCGGCTACTTCCTGCGCGACGAAAAAAGCAGCCACAGCCTCCTGGCGCAGATGCTGCCCTTCACCAACTCCATGCCGCTGGACCTGACCGTCCTGCAACTCATCTACCAGCAGGGCGGCTACTGGGTCTACAAAATCCCCTCCGCCGCGGACGCCGCGGCGGCACCCTCCACTCCCGCCCCCGCTGACGCCGCCGGCGCCCACACCGCTCCCCACTCTGACACCGCCCCCGCCCCGGCCGCTCCCGCCCCGGCCGCTCCCGCCCCCGCCTCCTGA
- the cycA gene encoding cytochrome c-550 CycA, with protein MRHSLTLALAAAAMFALLSGSASAQSFEGRKKCSSCHKSQAESWSQTAHAKAMDSLKPNTKAEAKKKAKLDPKKDYTKDKDCVGCHVDGWGKEGGYTVEDPSKFTSGVGCESCHGPGAKYRGIHRKAGAAYEKSKKTAPRSTLAEAGQDFAFEESCNACHLNYEGSGWKGTKKPYTPFTPQVDKKYTFNFDKYVKDVKAMHEHYKLDGTFEGDPKFKFHDDFQSTAKVGEKGSED; from the coding sequence ATGCGCCATTCCCTGACACTTGCCCTCGCCGCTGCCGCCATGTTTGCGCTGCTATCCGGCAGCGCCTCCGCACAATCATTTGAAGGCCGCAAGAAGTGCAGTTCCTGTCACAAGAGCCAGGCCGAATCATGGAGCCAGACGGCGCACGCCAAGGCCATGGACTCGCTCAAGCCCAACACCAAGGCTGAGGCCAAGAAAAAGGCCAAGCTCGACCCCAAGAAGGACTACACCAAGGACAAGGACTGCGTAGGCTGTCACGTCGACGGCTGGGGCAAGGAAGGCGGCTACACGGTTGAGGACCCCAGCAAATTCACCAGCGGCGTCGGCTGCGAATCCTGCCACGGCCCGGGCGCCAAGTATCGCGGCATCCACCGCAAGGCGGGAGCGGCCTACGAGAAATCGAAGAAGACCGCGCCGCGTTCGACCCTGGCGGAAGCGGGACAGGACTTCGCCTTTGAAGAATCCTGCAACGCCTGCCACCTGAACTATGAAGGCTCGGGCTGGAAGGGTACCAAGAAGCCCTACACCCCGTTCACCCCGCAAGTGGACAAGAAATACACCTTCAACTTCGACAAATACGTCAAGGACGTCAAAGCCATGCACGAGCACTACAAACTGGACGGCACCTTCGAAGGCGATCCGAAGTTCAAGTTCCATGACGACTTCCAGTCCACGGCCAAGGTCGGCGAGAAAGGCTCGGAGGACTGA
- a CDS encoding NapC/NirT family cytochrome c, whose protein sequence is MGIRAGGTLLTGALLGVVMVAVVFGGEAAVSTTEFCTSCHSMSYPAEELKTSSHYGALGANPGCKDCHIPQGFKNFHLAVATHVVDGARELYLEFANDYSTLEKFNERRLIMAHDARMNLKKWDSNTCRECHKNPQPPGADAKAAHKKMETEGATCIDCHQNLVHKEVAETDLNASRKEGKMVLKPEKKDKDDEEEEEEEG, encoded by the coding sequence ATGGGAATACGCGCGGGCGGCACCCTGCTCACGGGTGCCTTGCTGGGGGTAGTCATGGTAGCGGTGGTATTCGGCGGCGAGGCCGCCGTCTCCACCACCGAATTCTGCACCAGCTGTCACTCCATGTCCTATCCGGCGGAGGAGCTCAAGACCTCCTCGCACTATGGCGCCCTGGGCGCCAACCCGGGCTGCAAGGATTGCCACATCCCGCAGGGCTTCAAGAACTTCCACCTGGCGGTGGCGACGCACGTGGTGGATGGGGCGCGCGAACTGTACCTGGAATTTGCCAACGACTACTCCACGCTGGAGAAATTCAACGAGCGCAGGCTGATCATGGCGCACGATGCGCGCATGAACCTGAAGAAGTGGGACAGCAACACCTGCCGCGAATGCCACAAGAACCCGCAGCCGCCGGGGGCTGATGCCAAGGCCGCGCACAAGAAGATGGAGACCGAAGGGGCCACCTGTATCGACTGCCATCAGAACCTGGTGCACAAGGAAGTCGCCGAGACCGACCTCAATGCCAGCCGCAAGGAAGGCAAAATGGTCCTCAAGCCTGAAAAGAAGGATAAGGACGACGAGGAGGAGGAAGAGGAGGAGGGGTGA
- the pstC gene encoding phosphate ABC transporter permease subunit PstC: MTTESPTDTNQPGKLGYSYSRHLGERFIEATLFLMAFVSVAITIAIVVMLVKESFVFFEHVPLWDFLTDTQWTPLFDDAHYGILPLISGTVVSSAVALSVAIPMGTITAIYLSEFAPFAVREIAKPFLELLGGVPTVVYGYFALLFVTPLLQQIFPELPGFSLLSAGLVMGIMIIPYVSSMAEDAMRAVPMHLREGSYAMGATRLQTAIRVVMPAAFSGIAAAYILGISRAVGETMVVAIAAGMQPNLTWNPMEPAATITAYIVQVSLGDLPHGSIGYQTIFAAGLTLLLLTLVFNVIGHLLRKRYREIY, from the coding sequence GTGACCACGGAGTCTCCCACTGATACCAATCAGCCCGGAAAACTTGGGTATAGTTACAGTCGTCACTTGGGTGAACGTTTCATTGAGGCCACGCTATTCCTGATGGCGTTTGTTTCAGTTGCAATTACGATCGCCATCGTGGTGATGCTGGTGAAAGAGTCGTTTGTGTTTTTTGAACACGTTCCGCTCTGGGATTTTCTCACCGATACCCAATGGACACCGCTGTTTGACGATGCGCACTACGGCATACTCCCATTGATCTCCGGGACCGTCGTGAGTTCCGCTGTGGCGCTATCGGTAGCGATTCCCATGGGTACAATAACTGCCATATATCTTTCCGAATTCGCACCTTTTGCCGTGCGTGAAATCGCCAAGCCATTTCTTGAGCTGCTGGGTGGTGTGCCAACAGTGGTTTACGGTTATTTCGCGTTACTGTTCGTTACACCCCTGCTGCAACAAATTTTCCCCGAGTTACCCGGCTTCAGTCTGCTTTCCGCCGGCCTGGTGATGGGCATCATGATTATTCCCTATGTCAGCTCCATGGCGGAGGACGCCATGCGTGCGGTGCCGATGCACCTGCGCGAGGGCTCCTATGCGATGGGCGCCACGAGACTCCAGACCGCTATCCGGGTAGTGATGCCCGCCGCCTTTTCCGGCATTGCCGCCGCCTATATTCTTGGTATCTCCCGTGCGGTAGGAGAGACCATGGTGGTGGCGATAGCTGCCGGCATGCAGCCGAACCTCACATGGAATCCAATGGAGCCAGCGGCCACAATCACCGCCTATATTGTGCAGGTAAGCTTGGGCGATCTGCCCCATGGCAGCATTGGCTATCAGACCATTTTTGCCGCCGGACTTACATTACTGCTATTAACGCTGGTATTCAATGTTATTGGCCACCTGCTACGCAAGCGGTATCGCGAGATTTATTGA
- the pstA gene encoding phosphate ABC transporter permease PstA translates to MRDEKNLNEIRAIIARHKLWDLIFMIIGVLVLMIAILTFMALFSRMLIDGMPRLSWDFFSSFPSRRAGSAGILSAWVGTTLVMMVTAVAAVPMGIGAGIYLEEYASKNLLTEIIEINVTNLAGVPSIIYGLLALSLFVHQLGFGQSILSAGLALALLILPVVIVATREAIRSIPVAIREGAYALGATKWQTVSDHLIPYSAAGILTGVIIGLARAIGETAPIITIGALTFIAFLPPSPITAEFPFLSFDWLMASFTVMPIQMFNWVSRPEEEFQANAAAAGLVLVVMTLTMNALAIYLRYRMRKNIKW, encoded by the coding sequence ATGAGAGATGAAAAAAACCTGAACGAGATTCGTGCCATCATCGCACGTCACAAGCTTTGGGATCTCATTTTTATGATTATCGGGGTACTCGTGCTGATGATTGCGATACTGACATTCATGGCATTATTCTCCCGCATGCTCATCGACGGGATGCCGCGTTTGTCATGGGATTTTTTTAGTTCTTTCCCATCGCGCCGCGCGGGTTCGGCGGGTATATTGTCTGCCTGGGTCGGAACGACGCTGGTCATGATGGTGACGGCGGTGGCTGCCGTGCCGATGGGTATTGGAGCGGGCATTTATCTGGAGGAGTATGCATCTAAAAACCTCCTCACCGAGATTATTGAAATTAATGTGACCAATCTTGCAGGTGTGCCGTCCATTATCTATGGGCTGTTGGCGTTGAGCCTGTTCGTGCATCAGTTGGGATTCGGACAGAGCATTTTGTCGGCGGGCCTCGCGCTGGCACTATTGATCCTGCCAGTTGTGATCGTTGCAACCCGTGAGGCCATACGTTCGATTCCCGTGGCTATCCGCGAGGGTGCGTATGCACTTGGGGCAACCAAGTGGCAAACTGTTTCTGATCATCTTATTCCGTATTCCGCAGCCGGTATTTTGACGGGCGTCATTATCGGTCTTGCCCGTGCGATTGGAGAAACAGCGCCCATCATCACCATTGGCGCGCTGACTTTCATCGCATTCCTGCCGCCGTCCCCGATAACAGCGGAATTTCCCTTTTTGTCTTTTGATTGGCTGATGGCGTCATTCACAGTGATGCCGATCCAGATGTTTAACTGGGTGTCGCGGCCGGAGGAAGAATTTCAGGCCAACGCAGCGGCGGCGGGACTTGTTCTGGTAGTGATGACGCTCACCATGAACGCATTAGCTATTTATTTGCGCTATCGCATGCGAAAGAATATCAAATGGTAG
- the pstB gene encoding phosphate ABC transporter ATP-binding protein PstB, translating to MVENFPRDNSVADITPIPCKSEVRDLSFYYGAFNALKNINMTLHEKQVTALIGPSGCGKSTYLRCFNRMHDLYPGNRYVGEIILHPDNVNILSRNVDPIEVRMRVSMVFQKPNPFPKSIYENVAYGLRVRGVRQRAVLDEKVEQALRDAALWDEVKDRLKQLAYNLSGGQQQRLCIARALATDPEILLFDEPTSALDPIATASIEELIADLKDKVTILIVTHNMQQAARVSDYTAYMYLGEIIEFDVTDTIFIKPKNKQTEDYITGRFG from the coding sequence ATGGTAGAGAATTTCCCGCGAGACAACTCCGTTGCGGATATCACACCGATTCCGTGCAAATCCGAAGTCAGAGATCTGAGTTTTTATTATGGCGCATTTAACGCGCTTAAAAACATTAACATGACGTTGCATGAAAAACAGGTCACCGCATTGATCGGTCCGTCCGGCTGTGGCAAATCCACTTATCTTCGCTGCTTCAACCGTATGCATGACCTCTATCCAGGGAATCGTTATGTAGGCGAGATTATTCTGCACCCGGATAACGTCAATATTCTTTCCCGTAACGTGGATCCGATCGAAGTGCGAATGCGTGTCAGTATGGTCTTTCAGAAACCCAACCCATTTCCAAAATCCATCTATGAAAATGTGGCTTATGGCCTGCGAGTGCGTGGGGTAAGGCAGCGCGCGGTGCTGGATGAGAAAGTGGAACAGGCATTGCGCGACGCGGCATTATGGGACGAAGTGAAAGATCGTTTGAAACAGCTTGCTTACAATCTTTCGGGTGGCCAGCAGCAACGTTTGTGTATCGCCCGGGCGCTCGCCACGGATCCTGAAATCCTCTTATTCGACGAGCCTACTTCGGCGCTTGATCCTATCGCCACCGCCAGCATCGAAGAGCTTATCGCTGACCTGAAAGACAAGGTTACCATTCTCATCGTTACTCACAATATGCAACAGGCGGCGCGTGTATCGGATTACACCGCCTATATGTATTTGGGTGAAATCATCGAATTTGATGTGACCGACACTATTTTCATCAAGCCTAAAAATAAACAGACGGAAGATTACATTACCGGTCGTTTTGGTTGA
- the tpiA gene encoding triose-phosphate isomerase: MRSKLVAGNWKMHGGMAQNQDLLGAIVAGTAALRNAGFAVCVPYPYLAQTQTLLRDTPIQWGAQNVSQYDKGAYTGEVSAAMLMDFGCRYAIAGHSERRALYGEDSRTVALKFKAAQAAGLIPILCVGETLDQREAGITEQVVAEQLDAIIESAGINALVQSVLAYEPVWAIGTGKTATPSQAQDVHAFIRDRIAAHSPEVAAGLKILYGGSVKANNAEELFAMPDIDGGLIGGASLVADEFIAICRAANN; the protein is encoded by the coding sequence ATGCGTTCGAAGCTGGTTGCAGGCAACTGGAAAATGCATGGCGGAATGGCGCAGAATCAGGACTTGCTGGGCGCAATCGTCGCGGGAACGGCAGCCCTGCGTAACGCCGGTTTTGCGGTATGCGTGCCTTATCCCTACCTCGCTCAGACACAAACATTGCTGCGGGACACGCCTATCCAGTGGGGTGCCCAGAATGTAAGCCAGTATGACAAAGGCGCTTATACGGGTGAGGTATCGGCGGCCATGTTGATGGATTTCGGCTGTCGTTATGCTATTGCCGGTCATTCGGAACGGCGCGCATTATATGGTGAAGATAGTCGTACAGTGGCGCTTAAATTCAAAGCGGCTCAAGCGGCCGGCTTGATACCTATCCTATGTGTTGGTGAAACGCTGGATCAGCGTGAGGCTGGCATTACCGAGCAAGTGGTAGCGGAACAACTGGATGCAATTATTGAATCGGCGGGCATCAACGCGCTGGTTCAATCGGTATTGGCCTATGAGCCGGTATGGGCTATCGGAACCGGGAAAACCGCTACACCCAGTCAGGCCCAGGATGTGCATGCCTTCATTCGCGATAGAATCGCCGCTCACAGTCCCGAAGTGGCTGCCGGGTTAAAGATTCTTTATGGCGGCAGCGTCAAGGCAAATAATGCCGAGGAGCTATTCGCCATGCCGGATATCGACGGGGGATTGATTGGCGGCGCTTCGCTTGTTGCCGATGAATTCATCGCGATCTGCCGGGCGGCAAATAATTAA
- the secG gene encoding preprotein translocase subunit SecG — METLIWVVHVLTAITVIVLVLLQHGKGADMGAAFGSGSSGSLFGASGSANFLSRTTGALAAVFFITSLGLTYLSSHKTEGGGVMDKAVPVQSAKPVEPAPAAPAEGEASKATEIPK, encoded by the coding sequence TTGGAAACACTTATTTGGGTAGTGCATGTACTGACGGCCATAACTGTAATTGTTTTGGTTTTATTGCAACATGGCAAAGGGGCCGATATGGGAGCCGCCTTTGGCAGCGGCTCGTCGGGAAGTTTATTCGGTGCCAGTGGTTCAGCAAATTTTCTGAGCAGGACAACAGGGGCGTTGGCTGCGGTATTTTTTATCACCAGTCTCGGGCTTACCTACCTTTCCAGCCACAAGACAGAAGGAGGAGGGGTTATGGACAAAGCGGTGCCGGTTCAATCAGCCAAGCCGGTAGAGCCGGCCCCGGCAGCTCCTGCTGAAGGAGAAGCTTCCAAGGCCACTGAAATACCGAAATAA
- a CDS encoding NADH-quinone oxidoreductase subunit A, whose protein sequence is MLENYFPILLFILIGLAVGVVPMALGWLFAPNRPDSEKLSPYECGFEAFEDARMKFDVRYYLVAILFILFDLEIAFLFPWAVVLNEIGMFGFVAMMVFLGILVVGFIYEWTKGALEWD, encoded by the coding sequence ATGCTCGAAAATTATTTTCCTATCCTGCTATTCATTCTCATCGGCCTTGCCGTCGGTGTGGTGCCCATGGCGCTTGGCTGGCTGTTCGCTCCCAATCGCCCCGATAGCGAAAAACTTTCACCCTACGAGTGTGGTTTCGAAGCGTTCGAAGATGCGCGCATGAAGTTCGACGTACGCTATTACCTGGTTGCCATTTTGTTCATTCTATTCGATCTCGAAATCGCCTTTCTGTTTCCATGGGCGGTGGTGTTGAATGAGATCGGCATGTTCGGCTTTGTCGCCATGATGGTTTTTCTTGGCATCCTTGTCGTTGGCTTTATTTACGAATGGACAAAAGGTGCTCTGGAATGGGATTAA
- a CDS encoding NuoB/complex I 20 kDa subunit family protein — MSTNGGVMEKGFVTTGLDNVINWGRTGSMWPMTFGLACCAVEMMQAGASRYDLDRFGIVFRPSPRQSDVMIVAGTLCNKMAPALRKVYDQMAEPRWVISMGSCANGGGYYHYSYSVVRGCDRIVPVDIYVPGCPPTAEALLYGIIQLQNKIHRTNTIAR, encoded by the coding sequence ATGAGTACTAACGGCGGCGTAATGGAAAAAGGTTTTGTTACCACAGGTCTGGATAATGTCATTAACTGGGGGCGAACCGGATCCATGTGGCCGATGACTTTTGGCCTCGCATGCTGTGCCGTGGAAATGATGCAGGCGGGCGCTTCACGCTACGATCTTGATCGTTTCGGCATCGTTTTTCGGCCCAGCCCACGTCAGTCGGATGTGATGATTGTAGCCGGCACATTGTGCAACAAGATGGCGCCCGCACTGCGCAAAGTTTACGATCAGATGGCTGAGCCGCGCTGGGTAATCTCCATGGGTTCCTGTGCCAACGGTGGCGGTTATTATCATTATTCTTATTCCGTTGTGCGGGGTTGTGACCGTATCGTGCCGGTGGATATCTATGTTCCCGGCTGTCCGCCAACGGCGGAAGCATTGCTCTACGGCATTATCCAGCTCCAGAACAAGATCCACCGCACCAATACCATCGCCCGCTGA
- a CDS encoding NADH-quinone oxidoreductase subunit C — protein MSSSRLETLALCLQNVLADKLGNISERLGELTITVSPADMLWSMETLRDHPDLGFEMLADLCGLDYSAYGSESPSGNGWEGKRFAVVYHLLSISHNCRLRVKVFADDDEFPVLNSVIGIWPSANWFEREAFDLYGIVFTGHPDLRRILTDYGFIGSPFRKDFPLSGNVEMRYDPDQQRVIYQPVSIEPRQITPRVIREEHYGDSE, from the coding sequence ATGTCTTCCTCCCGCTTGGAAACGCTCGCCCTTTGCCTTCAAAATGTGCTGGCCGATAAGCTTGGCAACATCAGCGAGCGGTTGGGCGAATTAACGATCACGGTGTCTCCCGCGGATATGCTGTGGTCGATGGAGACTTTGCGCGATCATCCGGATCTGGGTTTTGAAATGCTCGCCGACTTATGTGGTCTGGATTATTCGGCCTATGGTTCCGAATCTCCCTCCGGGAACGGCTGGGAGGGCAAACGTTTCGCTGTCGTGTATCACCTGCTTTCCATCAGCCATAACTGCAGGTTGCGGGTCAAGGTATTCGCCGATGACGATGAATTCCCGGTTCTGAATTCGGTAATTGGCATATGGCCATCCGCCAACTGGTTCGAGCGCGAGGCATTTGATCTTTACGGCATCGTCTTTACGGGTCACCCCGATTTGCGTCGCATTCTCACAGACTATGGGTTTATCGGCAGTCCGTTCCGCAAGGATTTTCCGTTAAGCGGAAATGTCGAGATGCGCTACGATCCCGACCAGCAGCGGGTAATTTACCAGCCGGTCAGCATTGAACCGCGCCAGATCACGCCGCGCGTAATCCGCGAAGAGCATTATGGGGATAGCGAATGA